The Toxoplasma gondii ME49 chromosome XII, whole genome shotgun sequence genome includes a region encoding these proteins:
- a CDS encoding glutaredoxin domain-containing protein (encoded by transcript TGME49_247580~Signal peptide predicted by SignalP 2.0 HMM (probability 0.992) with cleavage site probability 0.465 at residue 26~Predicted trans-membrane domain (TMHMM2.0):11-34): MMGSECVRRQALCAVLAFLVAACTVGFCCGVHAIQKTLHGKDALHITAFLFPPKHAYRGNTIRRAPADTSSYTRRLSPTSSGATWTSMRQAPTADLESSTELFLNPKNVHSLLNFASASSHSYAHIPSFDEEYQSSSISRRTISPVATDHFSGKRTHEGTLQGSSDRGGGEEANRDERLRARVERLVQSAPVVLFMKGTPKDPRCGYSRAIVEILQLAASEEPSLSGCDTTDPSPSSSLPEGFFRAVDVWEDLELREALKRYTNWPTVPQLFIEHQFVGGTDIAAEMFRDRSLHQALSRAGKMFADGARDAL, from the exons ATGATGGGTTCAGAGTGTGTGCGACGACAGGCTCTGTGTGCAGTGCTAGCTTTTCTCGTTGCCGCTTGCACAGTAGGTTTTTGCTGTGGTGTCCATGCCATTCAAAAGACGCTTCATGGAAAAGATGCCTTACACATCAcggcgtttctttttcctccgaAACATGCCTACCGGGGCAACACGATTCGGAGAGCCCCCGCTGACACCAGTTCATACACGCGCCGGCTGTCACCCACTTCCTCAGGTGCAACGTGGACGTCTATGAGGCAGGCGCCTACTGCGGACCTTGAAAGTTCGACAGAATTGTTTTTAAACCCGAAAAACGTCCACTCTCTCCTCAacttcgcttctgcttcttcgcattCCTACGCACATATCCCTTCGTTCGACGAAGAATACCAGTCTTCATCAATTTCCCGCCGCACTATCTCACCTGTTGCCACGGACCATTTCTCCGGAAAGCGTACTCATGAAGGAACTTTGCAAGGATCTTCCGACAGAgggggaggcgaagaagctaATCGAGATGAAAGGTTACGCGCGAGAGTGGAAAGACTGGTTCAGTCTGCTCCGGTGGTGCTGTTCATGAAGGGGACTCCAAAGGACCCCCGGTGCGGCTACAGCCGAGCCATCGTTGAAATCCTCCAGCTG GCTGCAAGTGAAGAACCCAGTTTGTCAGGCTGCGATACGACAGACCCGTCGCCCTCAAGCAGTCTTCCAGAAGGTTTCTTCCGCGCTGTGGATGTCTGGGAAGACCTCGAGCTTCGAGAAGCTCTGAAGCGTTACACAAACTGGCCCACAGTTCCCCAGTTGTTTATTGAGCATCAGTTCGTCGGTGGCACAGACATTGCTGCCGAAATGTTTAGAGATCGCTCTCTGCACCAGGCACTCTCACGAGCAGGGAAAATGTTCGCCGACGGCGCACGAGACGCGCTGTAG
- a CDS encoding hypothetical protein (encoded by transcript TGME49_247600) has translation MSENDPTPAAADAEASEGNPTQEGQTADPNEAPVALEKAASQGDVQPSPLDEEKPVPSSPREASEKPASPLAPEEKSASPSPQRGLSAAFKTAAAAQEKGDTDGSGNLPSPKRGTSFAKPVSAKSAPARNSGAVPARGKDEKGFDRRDTPPTPKAAPLSAANVKGSLWQQVLNDAKTTKVEQRDSYLVMLGSYDVGKSTLLRQLQVLGSVKPLSSTETYTNTGGVSLLDFAYVGQRCLEEEEDVSTVDAHSFASVYILQHPELAGRLAELLPSSALPNLCFLICLDMRQAWCALDEVTKWFRAAENICNTLLAKQDVETQDRLRDKMQRYLATYRRHAMSSGVTRAVTALLDLQNFGSCASTAGEELVKTLEAEKATEASSDMEIPIPAPVVVAVTRSDAYQQLNSRQNLGQIDIMMAYLRRECLKFNAAIVACSCRDERNPRNILLLYRYLMHRLCNCFFKELPATEDVESFFMPSGCDTAEDVEKAVQQTVAGSFEKPFEAWITRHIESKKLDDQANTTVPIQTMQEFLRQMEEQFPAAAVAAKPMGERRVPLLSAIPNASGALGRTESGRRSLQAGSQRLTISIQPSIKSSRAELQPTKTFVSGPGAEGGVEKIRTRAEVPRLLSSTLVTKPSTLPTSSSTISTGGGGAESASLQNFFQGLLAKNKTKVPATPRGRARPKAGPEGEQKKAPGDA, from the exons ATGAGTGAGAACGACCCCACTCCCGCTgcggcagacgcagaagcctCCGAAGGAAATCCGACGCAGGAGGGACAAACTGCGGATCCGAACGAGGCACCTGTCGCTCTGGAGAAAGCAGCAAGCCAAGGCGACGTTCAGCCCTCTCCCCTGGACGAGGAGAAGCCTGTCCCCTCGTCTCCACGAGAGGCCAGTGAGAAACCAGCCTCCCCACTTGCTCCCGAGGAGAAGtccgcgtcgccttcgccacAGCGGGGGCTCTCTGCTGCGTTCAAAACCGCTGCGGCAGCgcaagagaagggagacaccgACGGTTCTGGCAATCTGCCTTCTCCGAAGCGAGGGACGTCTTTCGCGAAGCCGGTGTCTGCCAAGAGCGCTCCTGCTCGCAACTCAGGCGCAGTGcctgcgagaggaaaggatgAGAAGGGATTCGACAGAAGAGATACGCCGCCAACGCCCAAGGCCGCTCCTCTGAGCGCCGCAAACGTCAAAGGAAGTCTGTGGCAGCAAGTTCTGAACGACgcgaaaacgacgaaagTCGAACAGCGAGACTCCTACCTCGTCATGCTAG gATCTTACGACGTTGGCAAAAGCACGCTGTTGCGACAGCTTCAAGTGTTGGGAAGCGTCAAACCTCTGTCTTCGACCGAAACGTACACAAATACGGGAGGCGTCTCTTTGCTGGACTTTGCGTACGTCGGACAAAGATGtcttgaagaagaggaagacgtaTCGACTGTCGACGCCCACTCTTTCGCAAGCGTGTACATTCTCCAGCATCCCGAACTCGC aggtCGACTGGCGGAGCTGCTGCCCTCCTCGGCGTTGCCGAATCTCTGCTTTTTGATTTGTCTGGATATGCGGCAGGCCTGGTGCGCCTTGGACGAAGTGACCAAGTGGTTCCGAGCGGCGGAAAACATCTGCAACACTCTGTTAGCGAAGCAAGACGTCGAGACGCAAGATCGACTTCGAGACAAAA tgcaGAGATACCTGGCGACGTATCGTCGGCATGCGATGAGCAGCGGAGTCACGCGAGCGGTGACGGCGTTGCTGGATCTCCAGAATTTCGGCAGTTGTGCTTCGACTGCTGGCGAAGAG CTGGTGAAGACGttggaggcagagaaagcgacagaggcTTCGTCAGACATGGAGATTCCGATTCCGGCGCCGGTCGTCGTCGCAGTCACGCGATCCGACGCCTACCAGCAGTTAAACAGCCGGCAAAACTTGGGGCAAATCGACATCATGATGGCTTACCTTCGCCGAGAGTGCCTTAAATTCAACGCTGCGatcgttgcatgcagttgccgcgacgagagaaa CCCAAGGAACATCCTGTTGCTCTATCGCTACTTGATGCATCGTCTCTGCAACTGCTTTTTCAA GGAGTTGCCAGCAACAGAAGACGTCGAGTCTTTCTTCATGCCTTCCGGATGCGACACTGCTGAGGACGTCGA AAAGGCTGTGCAGCAAACAGTGGCAGGGAGCTTTGAG AAACCGTTTGAGGCGTGGATTACGAGACACATAGAGTCGAAGAAG CTCGACGACCAAGCGAACACGACAGTGCCTATCCAGACGATGCAGGAGTTTCTGCGGCAAATGGAGGAGCAGTTCCCAGCCGCGGCGGTCGCCGCAAAACCGATGGGCGAACGGCGCGTGCCTCTCCTCAGCGCCATTCCGAATGCGTCGGGAGCCTTAGGA aGGACGGAGTCAGGCCGTCGTAGTTTGCAGGCAGGGTCGCAACGTCTTACGATTTCAATTCAGCCGTCAATCAAATCTTCGCGCGCCGAGTTGCAGCCTACAAAGACGTTTGTGTCCGGTCCAGGCGCAGAAGGCGGCGTGGAGAAAATTCGGACGCGGGCGGAGGTTCCGCGGCTGCTCTCTTCCACTCTTGTGACAAAGCCGAGCACCCTGCCGACGAGCAGTTCGACGATCTCGACTGGCGGCGGCGGAGCAGAGTCGGCCTCTCTGCAGAACTTTTTCCAGGGGTTGCTAGCCAAAA ACAAGACAAAGGTTCCCGCGACTCCGCGCGGTCGCGCGCGTCCGAAGGCAGgtcccgaaggagaacagaagaaagcgccTGGAGACGCGtag
- a CDS encoding dynein light chain protein, putative (encoded by transcript TGME49_247560) gives MVPIVYAVLCSDLQQSDFVAEQIQEIARHAITQCLSSVVYKKEKVNSWCAQISDACLKELAKLNKPFKYIVTCIIMQKTGASLYTAASTCWDVKTDGLCSLQVSTETMDCVVTIYTLQI, from the exons ATGGTCCCTATCGTTTATGCTGTGCTCTGTTCCGATCTTCAGCAAAGCGACTTTGTCGCCGAGCAAATTCAGGAAATAGCACGTCAC gccATTACTCAGTGCCTCTCGAGCGTCGTCtacaaaaaagaaaaagtcaACTCATGGTGTGCGCAGATCTCTGACGCTTGTCTCAAGGAACTCGCGAAACTGAACAAACCGTTTAAATACATTG TCACCTGCATCATCATGCAGAAGACAGGCGCGAGTCTGTACACAGCTGCCAGCACATGCTGGGATGTGAAAACGGACG GTCTCTGCAGCCTCCAAGTCTCTACAGAGACCATGGACTGCGTTGTGACAATCTACACACTACAGATCTGA
- a CDS encoding methyltransferase domain-containing protein (encoded by transcript TGME49_247590), which translates to MWRNLCPCLVELSLSSQAGRAATRQVLHGTFMGQQSSLTTRVQPVGRQVVQGTDFVLRDRKRHTLCLPAPSGVSPLSSSTVISPVVSPAASHSDCLVAPFFPVSSFHVFASPCFVPFFNFSSSGCRRRDRGTPAKGREVGGSRTLISHSSLSPASSPVISFLGGERRDVEEGGVLRPLSSPLEDSRKMRRHDSGQQENSQRRGDSEKFRLRIASIASASLLFAFAFRQWAEGQEEKRRNVWWKESSRFSPSSSSPSSPSLSPSSPHLSPSSSSLSFLSPLSSSVSAPYGRPPLPASYPHAFRLPSEVASREDLVSGPDREKELSGGPASAVEAPLPPPSLSSPVSKLALALASDVSPLLPSSSSGEDVEAFLSPLSEAEIRRETARQMLLGKPLTVKGMGDVTPGSRVIVHDCRPLRENASLVFDFLRAADSAFLSTSGDAKAEKEIGDKGECEEDPELQEALAALYDSEIELWESAAFRQIVEAWREELYRRSAVGDVLEVGVGRARGLWNPGWKQWCSSYTGVDVRLHDEARRTVEMLSSPSHRSGPALPLLDLLESDAHDLPFPGSSFDSVLSHRVLCCVKSPATVVSSLLRVLRPGGILLLFEHGGLHPAVERALATGCSDTKEGETRGKNTRKGMTGEETRAGMGNALGDTRGRLSEERLEKTQESAERRHRKQVGRTRKEGRRRRQTDFEREREVEGCSEGATAEEAKAEGERNGSKQGTVDWEKLFPLPPEELEEAVAALQMPTSFSGRQKRTGDSEWASGESEAEASKTGTCAWIDVLGETIQIAHKQERGEGDNATSPSRERRTNETTSLPEGLQASWTEGKESASGAVYGDPFRSSVSSDAKTPIIEEVHIFVSPRPEIERSWTCLRCVAAGP; encoded by the exons ATGTGGCGGAACCTTTGTCCGTGTTTAGTTgagttgtctctctcctctcaggCGGGCAGAGCGGCGACTCGCCAGGTGTTGCACGGAACCTTCATGGGACAGCAATCCTCCCTGACGACGAGAGTGCAGCCTGTAGGACGACAGGTAGTTCAAGGAACGGACTTTGTTCTCAGAGACCGCAAGCGCCACACTCTCTGCCTGCCTGCCCCAtcgggtgtctctccgctctcctcttcaacTGTGATATCTCCGGTCGTTTCCCCAGCGGCGTCTCACAGTGACTGCCTCGTCGCTCCATTCTTTCCCGTGTCCTCCTTTCACGTTTTCGCATCTCCTTGCtttgttcctttcttcaATTTCTCTTCGAGTGGATgtcgcagaagagacagggggaCACCGGCGAAGGGACGCGAAGTGGGAGGAAGTCGAACGCTCATctctcactcttctctctctccggcgTCATCTCCGGTTatctcttttctcggcgGAGAACGCAGGGAcgtcgaggaaggaggcgTGCTCAGGCCGCTTTCTTCGCCACTCGAAGACTCGCGCAAGATGCGCAGACATGACAGTGGACAGCAAGAGAACTCACAAAGAAGGGGGGACAGCGAAAAATTCCGACTCCGGATTGCCAGCATCGCGAgcgcctcccttctcttcgcctttgcCTTTCGTCAATGGGCtgaaggacaagaagaaaaacgcagaaatgTTTGGTGGAAAGAGTcatctcgcttttctccttcgtcatcttcgccttcttctccttctctttctccctcatCTCCTCATCTTtcgccctcctcttcttccctttcttttctttctcctttatcttcctctgtgtctgcacCCTATGGCCGGCCTCCGCTGCCTGCGTCGTATCCTCACGcgtttcgtctgccttctgAGGTAGCGAGCAGAGAGGATCTTGTATCGGGacccgacagagagaaggagctcTCTGGTGGTCCTGCGTCTGCTGTCGAGGCGCCCCTGCCGCCTCcgtccctctcttctcccgtttctaAACTTGCCCttgctctcgcctctgatGTTTCccctttgcttccttcttcgtcctctggtGAGGATGTGGaggcttttctttctccgctctctgaGGCAGAGATTCGGCGAGAAACAGCTCGACAGATGCTGCTTGGCAAACCACTGACAGTGAAGGGCATGGGTGACGTGACACCCGGGAGTCGCGTGATTGTCCATGACTGCCGCCCTctgagagaaaacgcttctctcgttttcgaCTTTCTGAGAGCAGCTGAcagcgcgtttctctccacgaGTGGGGATgcgaaggcagaaaaggaaataGGGGACAAGGGAGAATGCGAAGAAGATCCAGAACTCCAAGAAGCGCTTGCGGCTTTGTACGACAGCGAGATCGAGTTGTGGGAGTCTGCGGCTTTCCGGCAGATCGTTGAG GCATGGCGCGAGGAGTTATATCGACGCTCGGCGGTCGGGGACGTTCTGGAAGTCGGCGTCG GGAGAGCTCGTGGACTTTGGAATCCAGGGTGGAAACAATGGTGTTCGAGTTACACGGGCGTTGATGTGAGATTGCACGATGAAGCTCGAAGAACTGTGGAgatgctttcttctccgtcccaTCGCAGCGGCCCTGCGTTGCCTCTCCTCGATCTTCTG GAATCGGACGCGCATGATCTCCCCTTCCCCGGAAGTTCCTTTGACTCTGTTTTAAG tcaccGCGTGCTCTGCTGCGTAAAGTCGCCGGCCACTGTCGTCTCCTCGTTGCTTCGGGTGCTTCGCCCGGGGGGAATTCTTTTGCTCTTTGAGCACGGCGGCCTTCACCCCGCTGTCGAGCGAGCTCTTGCAACAGGTTGTTCGGATacgaaagagggagagacgcggggGAAGAACACAAGAAAAGGAAtgacaggagaggagacaagagcaGGAATGGGCAACGCTCTGGGAGACACTCGTGGGCGTCTGAGCGAGGAAAggctggagaagacgcaggagagcGCAGAGCGCAGGCATCGCAAGCAGGTAGGccgaacgaggaaggaagggaggcggaggagacaaacagacttcgagagagagagagaagtcgaaggaTGCTCCGAAGGGGCAACTGCTGAGGAGGCaaaggcagaaggcgaaagaaacggaagcaAACAAGGAACAGTAGACTGGGAAAAACTCTTTCCGCTGCCTCCTGAAGAACTCGAGGAAGCTGTAGCTGCTCTCCAGATGCCTACAAGCTTCTccgggagacagaaaaggacaggagacagcgaatgGGCAtccggagaaagcgaggcagaggccAGCAAGACTGGAACATGCGCGTGGATTGATGTGCTTGGAGAGACAATTCAAATCGCTCacaagcaagagagaggagaaggcgacaacgcgacttctccctctcgcgaGCGACGAACGAACGAGACGACGAGCCTTCCAGAAGGCCTGCAGGCTTCGTGGACAGAAGGCAAAGAATCAGCATCTGGTGCCGTCTACGGCGATCCGTTCCGGTCCTCTGTGTCGTCCGACGCGAAAACACCGATCATTGAAGAAGTTCACAttttcgtgtctcctcgaccAGAGATCGAGCGAAGCTGGACCTGCCTGCGTTGCGTAGCTGCGGGACCTTAG
- a CDS encoding hypothetical protein (encoded by transcript TGME49_247570) — translation MSSSCEAHNQSVASLGCSSRSTRSMPHVGFSGRSSSGPRNHYFLTLHTRTERSKSCLQSACSSRSPSATAVSTTPDKEPGNGHHVADYSHVSSPKCISRSRQLSGFSALDCDVLQKARILCARPKSDMRDRESLLLADKVLCPSPHPPAIRALRNETFKENTPHMQGLSSASVVCSTEHVNPVMGPAYVPQRNLVFQNPRRANTSHGQRTYVGACNASFSFCCASSVGNSTKGTDTAGFPGEAACGKDVSPLEAWETEEVRAACMGLLKQWAPFQERRPPNDFTYTIPLEFLQPLAEFVENDCAGIGKVPVRLIKDAVQLKEEHEKTVAAAQAQTQADVAAAGHLVPTSHFGSQGRGNHSAGGTRGKAGKTASETSSEGGHSAGGNRGCLARKAAGGVVSSTTGTVPSPSVGSVAKEKTVAGLGILPAKDGASGLTQGMPLASPSPDMTAAQVLDWVLHRPWVERDEHLIEQALEKFYVDAQTRLTQGKPAEATKMATLAIRLSRILDERQAAKARAVADNPSTMRMFKERKMDLFW, via the exons ATGTCCTCTTCCTGCGAAGCGCACAATCAGTCGGTGGCTTCCCTTGGTTGCTCTTCGCGATCTACTCGTTCTATGCCTCATGTTGGTTTCTCTGGAAGGTCGTCGTCAGGGCCACGTAACCACTATTTCTTGACTCTGCATACGAGGACGGAACGATCGAAAAGTTGTCTTCAATCTGCCTGCTCGTCAAGATCCCCTTCAGCAACAGCGGTATCGACGACACCCGACAAGGAACCAGGCAATGGGCATCACGTCGCAGATTACTCTCACGTGTCGTCGCCAAAG TGCATCTCTCGTTCGCGGCAACTGTCTGGGTTTTCGGCCCTCGACTGCGACGTGCTGCAAAAAGCACGTATTCTTTGTGCCCGGCCGAAGAGTGATATGCGCGACAGGGAATCTCTGCTGCTTGCCGACAAAGTCCTTTGTCCGTCTCCGCATCCACCGGCGATACGAGCGCTTCGAAACGAGACTTTCAAAGAAAACACTCCACACATGCAAGGCCTCTCTAGCGCAAGTGTTGTCTGCAGTACGGAGCATGTTAATCCTGTCATGGGACCAGCTTATGTTCCACAGAGGAACCTTGTTTTCCAAAACCCGCGTCGTGCAAACACGAGTCACGGGCAGCGTACCTACGTTGGTGCATGTAAtgcctcgttctctttttgCTGTGCCTCTTCTGTCGGGAACTCAACCAAAGGAACTGACACTGCTGGCTTTCCCGGCGAGGCAGCATGCGGCAAGGACGTTTCTCCTCTGGAAGCTTGGGAAACCGAGGAGGTTCGAGCTGCCTGTATGGGCCTTCTGAAACAGTGGGCACCTTTCCAAGAACGACGGCCGCCGAATGATTTCACGTACACCATACCCCTTGAGTTCCTTCAGCCTCTCGCGGAATTCGTCGAGAACGACTGTGCGGGCATCGGAAAAGTTCCTGTTCGACTCATCAAAGATGCCGTGCAGCTCAAAGAGGAACACGAAAAAACAGTCGCAGCAGCCCAGGCACAGACTCAAGCGGACGTTGCAGCAGCAGGACACTTGGTTCCGACTTCTCATTTTGGTTCGCAGGGGCGAGGCAATCACAGCGCCGGGGGCACCCGAGGGAAAGCAGGGAAGACTGCAAGTGAAACCTCATCCGAAGGTGGTCACAGTGCAGGTGGAAATCGGGGCTGCCTTGCCCGCAAGGCAGCTGGCGGTGTGGTCTCTAGCACAACAGGCACGGTTCCTTCCCCAAGTGTAGGATCAGTCGCCAAAGAGAAAACTGTAGCAGGATTAGGCATCCTACCAGCCAAAGACGGTGCCAGTGGACTGACGCAGGGAATGCCTCTTGCTTCCCCTTCGCCCGACATGACAGCAGCTCAGGTGCTTGATTGGGTTCTTCATCGACCTTGGGTAGAGCGAGACGAGCACCTGATAGAACAAGCCCTTGAGAAGTTCTATGTAGATGCTCAAACCCGGCTCACCCAGGGGAAACCAGCTGAGGCGACAAAGATGGCAACTCTG GCGATCAGGCTGTCGCGGATTCTTGACGAACGCCAGGCTGCAAAAGCTCGGGCAGTCGCCGACAACCCTTCCACAATGAGGATGTTCAAAGAACGTAAAATGGACTTGTTCTGGTAG
- a CDS encoding small nuclear ribonucleoprotein E, putative (encoded by transcript TGME49_247610): MSAAAPKATSAPATSGVVSGGPSYLPLALVDKCIGSRMWIIMKGDKELAGTLRGFDDFVNMVLDDVTEYTFTPTGVKKTKLQSILLNGNSITMLVPGGDPEEAQQAESVAETGEAKTSE; this comes from the exons ATGAGCGCAGCTGCCCCCAAAGCGACGTCGGCCCCGGCAACGAGTGGCGTTGTCAGCGGAGGTCCGAGCTACTTGCCTCTCGCCCTGGTGGACAAGTGTATCGGAAGTCGGATGTGGATTATCATGAAAGGTGACAAGGAGTTAGCCGGGACCCTCCGAGGTTTCGATGACTTCGTCAACATG GTGTTGGACGACGTCACTGAGTACACATTCACTCCAACGGGTGTGAAGAAAACCAAGCTGCAAAGCATTCTTCTGAACGGCAACAGCATCACAATGCTCGTTCCGGGCGGTGATCCCGAAGAGGCACAGCAAGCAGAGTCTGTGGCCGAGACAGGTGAAGCAAAAACCTCGGAGTAG
- the HSP60 gene encoding heat shock protein HSP60 (encoded by transcript TGME49_247550~Product name based on PMID:18411248;19218426;18326043;11163440.) — MLARASARVAKCNPGNVFQVRHASSKEIRFGCDARNQMLAGCNRLADAVGVTLGPKGRNVVIEQPYGSPKITKDGVTVAKSIELGNRMMNLGAQLVKQVASTTNDIAGDGTTTATLLARAIFREGCKAVDAGMNPMDLLRGINLAVEKVLAHLNSVTKNVTTSEEIFNVATISANGDKVIGKLIADAMEKVGRDGTITVSEGKTLTHELELVEGLKFDRGYISPYFITNSKEQKVELEKPFVLLYDKRISSVKSILPVLEFIVQNQGSLLIIAEDVDSEALATMVVNKLRLGLKICAVKAPGFGDHRKAMLHDIAVMTGGQVVTEETGGSLEDAHQMPQMLGRAKSVTVTKDTTLVIEGGGEKATIDERCDQIRVSMEQTHSDYEKEKLQERLARMTGGVAVIKVGGASEVEVGEAKDRIQDALCATKAAVEEGIVPGGGTALLYASETLKTIETTNYDQKVGVGIVRNACKQPCKTIADNAGHEGAVVVGNLLREADPTKGFNAQTGEYVDMMAAGIIDPTKVVKTALSDAASVASLMTTTEAAVVEAKEEKPDEPMGGGMPMGGMGGGMGGMY; from the exons ATGCTTGCCCGCGCTTCAGCGAGAGTTGCCAAGTGCAACCCTGGAAACGTCTTTCAGGTTCGCCATGCCAGCAGCAAAGAAATCCGGTTCGGCTGTGACGCCAGAAACCAGATGCTTGCAG GATGCAACCGCCTGGCAGACGCAGTCGGAGTCACTCTCGGCCCGAAGGGACGCAACGTGGTAATTGAGCAACCGTACGGCTCACCAAAGATCACGAAAGATGGAGTGACAGTTGCCAAGTCGATTGAGTTGGGAAACCGGATGATGAATCTGGGAGCCCAGTTGGTGAAGCAAGTTGCCTCGACGACCAACGACATCGCCGGTGACGGGACAACCACAGCGACGCTTCTCGCCCGCGCCATCTTCAGAGAAGGCTGCAAAGCCGTGGATGCGGGAATGAACCCTATGGATCTCCTGAGAG GCATCAACCTTGCGGTGGAGAAGGTCCTGGCGCATTTGAACTCCGTGACGAAGAACGTGACGACATCTGAGGAGATTTTCAACGTCGCAACGATCTcggcgaacggagacaaagtGATTGGAAAGCTGATTGCAGATGCGATGGAGAAGGTGGGCCGCGACGGTACCATCACTGTGTCCGAAGGGAAGACCCTGACACATGAGCTGGAGCTCGTGGAAGGCCTCAAATTCGACAGAGGCTACATTTCCCCGTACTTCATCACGAATtcgaaggagcagaaggtggaactggagaaacccttcgttctcctctaCGACAAACGCATCTCATCTGTCAAAAGCATTCTCCCTGTCCTCGAATTCATCGTCCAAAACCAAGGCTCTCTCCTCATTATCGCGGAAGACGTCGACAG CGAAGCTCTCGCAACGATGGTCGTCAACAAGCTGCGTCTGGGCCTGAAGATCTGCGCGGTAAAAGCTCCCGGCTTCGGCGACCACAGAAAGGCCATGCTTCACGACATCGCCGTCATGACAGGAGGCCAAGTCGTGACTGAGGAGACCGGTGGCAGTCTCGAGGACGCCCATCAGATGCCTCAGATGCTTGGACGC GCCAAGTCGGTGACAGTGACGAAGGACACAACTCTGGTGATTGAGGGtggcggcgagaaggcgacgattGACGAGCGCTGCGACCAGATTCGAGTGTCGATGGAGCAGACTCACTCGGATtacgagaaggagaagctgcaggaGCGCCTGGCCCGCATGACAGGAGGAGTCGCGGTGATCAAGGTGGGCGGAGCCTCAGAGGTGGAGGTGGGCGAGGCAAAGGACAGGATCCAAGACGCTCTGTGTGCGACGAAGGCCGCCGTCGAAGAGGGTATTGTGCCCGGAGGCGGTACGGCGCTGCTGTACGCGAGCGAGACTCTCAAGACGATCGAGACGACCAACTACGACCAGAAAGTCGGTGTGGGCATTGTacggaacgcatgcaaacagcCGTGCAAAACGATCGCGGACAACGCCGGCCACGAGGGTGCCGTCGTCGTCGGAAACCTCttgagagaagcagaccCAACCAAGGGCTTCAACGCCCAAACCGGCGAATATGTTGACATGATGGCTGCCG GCATCATCGACCCCACCAAAGTCGTCAAGACCGCCCTCTCCGACGCCGCTTCCGTCGCGTCACTCATGACCACAACAGAGGCCGCGGTGGTGGAAGCCAAGGAGGAGAAACCCGACGAGCCTATGGGAGGTGGCATGCCCATGGGGGGCATGGGAGGCGGCATGGGAGGCATGTACTAG
- a CDS encoding hypothetical protein (encoded by transcript TGME49_247620), whose product MRYPPPANRILQELPSSWVLPQAIPLRDCAEGNAVRAIVPGASQQGQTMQRPESHDAAVCEENIQDTAREITSSLTDAQRNLRQAGRTAATNGFWTGHTCTAILQRRTGVPEVVQSRTRSNKRRNSRLARKSKSAVGTVDRQLVLIIQRRASTESHFPVCMKMNLSVHAVDRHLRPPEGAVPRCSSILLVTETQEGGCLSLISFPHEFEQQLKLQLLRCSLVLSLVCIRQSRDTVEKSLQ is encoded by the coding sequence ATGCGTTACCCGCCTCCTGCCAATCGCATACTGCAAGAACTTCCGTCTTCCTGGGTGCTTCCGCAAGCAATTCCCCTTCGAGATTGTGCCGAAGGCAATGCCGTCCGAGCGATCGTTCCTGGCGCCTCACAGCAAGGACAGACAATGCAGAGGCCAGAGTCGCACGACGCAGCTGTATGCGAAGAAAATATTCAGGATACGGCACGTGAAATCACTTCCTCCTTGACAGACGCACAGAGAAACCTGAGGCAAGCGGGTCGCACGGCTGCTACAAATGGGTTTTGGACAGGCCACACATGCACTGCGATTCTACAGCGCAGGACGGGAGTTCCTGAAGTGGTACAAAGTCGGACGAGAAGCAACAAACGCAGGAACTCGAGACTCGCTAGAAAAAGCAAAAGTGCCGTAGGAACTGTTGACCGACAGCTCGTGTTGATAATTCAGCGCAGAGCCTCCACTGAAAGTCATTTTCCCGTCTGCATGAAAATGAATTTgtccgtgcatgcagtggacaGGCATCTACGACCACCAGAGGGGGCTGTTCCTCGATGCTCATCCATTCTCTTGGTGACAGAAACACAAGAAGGAGGATGTCTCAGCTTGATTTCTTTCCCTCATGAATTTGAGCAACAGCTGAAACTTCAGTTGCTCCGCTGTTCACTGGTTCTTTCGCTGGTTTGCATCCGACAGTCGCGAGATACCGTGGAGAAGTCCCTGCAGTAA